One Falsihalocynthiibacter arcticus DNA segment encodes these proteins:
- a CDS encoding DUF1499 domain-containing protein, protein MIKLLMGLAGVLALFSLYVRLAPSPASLWHRSVHDIAEPSEKSYRTTLQGIDFLQLHDLILQTDRTKVLAGSPEERHVTYITRSALWNFPDYTTIEQSGSETAIVGRSRFGKKDLGVNQARIQGWVADLIQTGG, encoded by the coding sequence ATGATTAAACTACTCATGGGATTGGCGGGGGTCTTGGCCCTTTTTTCGCTCTATGTCCGATTGGCGCCTAGTCCTGCGTCACTGTGGCACCGTTCGGTTCATGACATAGCGGAACCGTCTGAGAAGAGTTATCGAACCACGCTTCAGGGGATCGATTTTTTGCAACTGCATGATCTTATCCTGCAAACGGACCGCACAAAGGTTCTGGCGGGCTCTCCAGAGGAGCGGCACGTCACCTATATCACCCGTTCAGCGCTTTGGAACTTCCCAGATTATACCACAATTGAGCAATCAGGATCCGAGACGGCGATTGTTGGCAGGTCAAGATTTGGGAAAAAAGATCTTGGGGTAAATCAGGCGCGTATCCAAGGATGGGTCGCGGATTTGATACAGACCGGAGGATAG
- a CDS encoding M20 aminoacylase family protein produces MAVINRIGDLSAEMTTWRRALHENPELGFECHETAAFVAQKLREFGVDSIEEGIAKTGIVAIINGQKPGPTIGLRADMDALPMQEESGVEYASKNDGKMHACGHDGHTTMLLGAAKYLAETRNFSGRVALLFQPAEEGGGGGEVMCQEGVMDRFDIQEVYAIHNAPEVPVGKFETCVGPNMAAVDSFDIFIKGTGGHAAMPHETADPIMTAVALAQGIQSIVSRNHKATDDLVVSVTQIHAGTADNIIPDTAYINGTVRTFAKDVQAMVMKRLEELCSGYSSAYGVHAKLVYHKGYPATINHAAQTAKAAEVARSIVGEANVDAEASRIMAAEDFAYMLEERPGAYLHLGQGMGAQVHHPAYVFNDEILPIGASFFARLVENSQPLT; encoded by the coding sequence ATGGCAGTTATCAATCGGATAGGGGATCTGAGTGCGGAAATGACCACTTGGCGTCGGGCATTGCACGAGAACCCAGAGCTTGGGTTCGAATGCCACGAGACCGCTGCGTTCGTCGCTCAGAAACTTCGTGAATTTGGGGTGGATTCGATTGAGGAAGGCATCGCTAAAACGGGGATCGTTGCAATCATCAATGGCCAGAAACCTGGCCCCACAATTGGCCTGCGCGCCGATATGGATGCTCTCCCGATGCAAGAAGAAAGCGGCGTGGAATACGCGTCCAAGAATGACGGAAAAATGCACGCCTGTGGCCACGATGGACACACGACGATGTTGCTGGGCGCGGCCAAATACCTTGCGGAAACCCGCAATTTTTCGGGGCGGGTAGCATTGTTGTTCCAGCCTGCCGAAGAAGGCGGCGGCGGCGGCGAAGTTATGTGCCAAGAAGGGGTCATGGACCGCTTTGACATCCAAGAAGTCTATGCCATCCACAACGCGCCCGAAGTGCCTGTCGGCAAGTTTGAAACCTGCGTCGGGCCGAATATGGCAGCGGTTGATAGCTTTGATATTTTCATCAAAGGGACCGGCGGACATGCCGCGATGCCACACGAAACTGCCGACCCGATTATGACTGCTGTCGCGCTTGCGCAAGGCATCCAAAGCATCGTGAGTCGCAATCACAAAGCCACCGACGATTTGGTGGTATCTGTCACGCAAATTCACGCGGGGACCGCCGACAATATTATCCCCGATACGGCCTATATCAATGGAACCGTGCGCACCTTTGCAAAGGATGTACAGGCCATGGTGATGAAACGGCTTGAGGAACTTTGTAGCGGATATTCAAGTGCTTACGGGGTGCATGCAAAGCTGGTTTATCATAAAGGTTATCCGGCCACGATTAATCACGCCGCGCAAACCGCAAAGGCCGCAGAAGTGGCACGGAGCATCGTGGGAGAGGCCAACGTCGACGCCGAGGCAAGTCGGATCATGGCCGCCGAGGACTTCGCCTATATGCTCGAAGAACGCCCCGGGGCCTATCTTCATTTGGGGCAGGGTATGGGCGCGCAAGTTCACCACCCCGCCTATGTTTTCAATGATGAAATCCTACCCATTGGCGCGTCTTTCTTTGCCCGTCTGGTGGAAAACTCCCAGCCTTTAACCTGA
- a CDS encoding peptidylprolyl isomerase, protein MTVSKHFFHTILAVFLVLGAVPSAQAQGPFDIVVRVNERIITQYELEQRALFLKALGTAGNLTQESTDRLIDERLYLDAAERLGISVEDEAINQGMIEFAGRAKLEPEEFIQAMAEEGIDVQTFRDFVASGILWREVVGTLFGQRGRVSEAEVDRALSLSSQTGGVRVLLGEIVLPADTPENQVRAAAISAEIQKITSTKVFSEAATAVSVSQSAPNGGQLDWLSLADLPPAFRPLLLTLAPGEITDPIEIPNALLFFQMRAIQETAAPIPTALAVEYARLYLPGGRAPNVVKQAMSLRYTADSCDDLYGLYPNSTEEQLEIISQAQSDVPNDIAVELAKLDEGEVSANLTRNDGQTLVVLMLCGRTAEIVEDETRNALRTRLINERITSYADAYLAELRATALIREP, encoded by the coding sequence ATGACAGTCTCTAAACACTTCTTTCATACGATCCTTGCCGTTTTTCTTGTGCTTGGCGCCGTGCCCAGTGCGCAGGCTCAGGGTCCATTTGACATTGTGGTGCGAGTCAACGAGCGCATCATCACACAATATGAACTCGAACAACGCGCCCTCTTCTTGAAAGCGTTGGGCACCGCTGGCAACCTCACCCAAGAATCCACAGACCGTTTGATTGATGAGCGTCTCTATTTGGATGCCGCTGAGCGCCTCGGTATTTCCGTTGAGGACGAGGCCATAAACCAAGGCATGATTGAGTTCGCTGGGCGCGCAAAGCTTGAGCCAGAAGAGTTCATCCAAGCCATGGCCGAAGAGGGCATTGACGTTCAAACGTTTCGGGATTTCGTCGCTTCAGGCATCCTTTGGCGCGAGGTGGTGGGCACGCTCTTTGGCCAACGCGGGCGCGTCTCAGAGGCGGAAGTTGACCGCGCCCTTTCTCTGTCGTCCCAAACCGGTGGCGTGCGGGTGCTGTTGGGCGAAATCGTCCTTCCGGCTGACACGCCCGAAAACCAAGTGCGCGCGGCCGCCATCAGCGCCGAAATCCAGAAGATCACGAGTACAAAGGTTTTTTCCGAAGCAGCAACTGCCGTTTCCGTATCGCAATCTGCGCCAAATGGTGGGCAATTGGACTGGCTGTCCCTCGCTGATTTACCGCCTGCATTTCGCCCTCTTCTCCTGACTCTCGCCCCCGGTGAAATCACCGACCCTATTGAAATTCCAAATGCATTGCTGTTTTTTCAAATGCGTGCAATTCAGGAAACGGCTGCGCCAATTCCGACGGCCCTCGCGGTGGAATACGCACGGCTCTATTTACCAGGCGGGCGCGCCCCGAACGTCGTGAAGCAAGCAATGAGTCTGCGTTACACTGCGGATTCCTGCGACGATCTATATGGCCTGTATCCCAATTCAACCGAGGAGCAGCTTGAGATCATCTCGCAAGCCCAGTCAGACGTGCCAAACGACATCGCGGTAGAGCTTGCGAAACTTGACGAAGGCGAAGTATCGGCGAATTTAACTCGCAACGACGGACAGACTTTGGTGGTGCTTATGCTTTGTGGGCGCACGGCCGAAATCGTTGAGGACGAGACTCGCAACGCCCTTCGCACCCGCCTGATTAACGAGCGCATCACATCTTATGCCGATGCGTATTTAGCTGAATTGCGGGCAACCGCTTTGATCCGCGAACCATGA
- the rsmA gene encoding 16S rRNA (adenine(1518)-N(6)/adenine(1519)-N(6))-dimethyltransferase RsmA, giving the protein MATIDSLPSLAQVIENHQLSAKKSLGQNFLLDLNLTSKIARQAGDLTQCDVLEIGPGPGGLTRGLLAEGARRVLAVEKDARCLPALAEIAAVYPGQLEVINGDALEIDPLSMLTPPIRVAANLPYNVGTELLVRWLTPAVWPPFWQSLTLMFQREVANRIVAEPGGKAYGRLAILAQWRCDCRIVMSLPPEAFTPAPKVHSAVVHLQMREKPLFEADPKILSRVVAAAFNQRRKMLRAALKGQAPDIEDRLMAAGIKPTERAEQLSIEQFCALARELAKP; this is encoded by the coding sequence ATGGCAACAATAGACTCCCTCCCTTCGCTCGCGCAGGTGATCGAAAACCACCAACTTTCCGCCAAGAAATCCCTAGGGCAAAACTTTCTACTCGACCTCAATCTGACGTCCAAAATCGCCCGCCAAGCGGGGGACCTAACGCAATGCGATGTTCTCGAAATCGGCCCCGGCCCCGGCGGGTTGACCCGTGGTTTGCTGGCCGAAGGCGCGCGCCGCGTACTGGCGGTGGAAAAAGATGCACGCTGCCTCCCCGCACTCGCGGAAATTGCCGCGGTCTATCCAGGGCAACTCGAAGTGATCAACGGCGACGCGCTGGAAATCGATCCATTGTCCATGCTCACGCCCCCCATTCGTGTCGCGGCAAACCTGCCCTATAACGTGGGAACCGAACTGTTGGTACGCTGGCTCACCCCCGCCGTATGGCCGCCGTTTTGGCAGAGCCTGACTTTGATGTTCCAGCGCGAAGTGGCGAATCGTATAGTCGCCGAACCGGGTGGAAAAGCCTACGGGCGACTCGCGATTTTGGCGCAATGGCGCTGTGATTGCCGTATTGTTATGAGCCTCCCACCCGAGGCCTTCACGCCTGCGCCAAAGGTGCACTCTGCCGTAGTTCATTTACAAATGCGCGAAAAACCGTTGTTTGAGGCCGACCCCAAAATTTTGTCCCGCGTGGTTGCTGCTGCCTTCAATCAACGCCGCAAAATGCTTCGTGCCGCCCTCAAAGGGCAAGCGCCCGACATCGAAGATCGTCTGATGGCAGCGGGCATCAAACCCACCGAACGCGCAGAGCAATTGTCCATTGAGCAATTCTGTGCCTTGGCCCGTGAGTTAGCCAAACCCTAA
- the prfA gene encoding peptide chain release factor 1, translating to MIATDTLMQILQRFQFLEASMAEGTSDIAVLAKEYSDLKPVVDEIQSYQQLTSDIADAEEMLLDPEMKELADEELPVLRARLPLAESALQLTLLPKDEADARPAMLEIRPGTGGDEAGLFAGDLMRMYQRYCDNHGWKFEIIEYNESELGGVKELVARISGENVFARLKYESGVHRVQRVPTTESGGRIHTSAATVAVLPEAQDVDININTNDIRIDTMRASGAGGQHVNTTDSAVRITHIPTGIIVVSAEKSQHRNREIAMTVLKTRLYDLERQKLHDERSASRKSMVGSGDRSERIRTYNFPQGRMTDHRINLTLYKLDQVMAGDLDETIDALTTHAQAELLAEMEN from the coding sequence ATGATAGCTACAGACACACTCATGCAGATCCTGCAACGGTTTCAATTTCTCGAAGCTTCTATGGCGGAGGGAACGTCTGATATTGCGGTCCTGGCCAAGGAATATTCGGACCTTAAGCCCGTGGTTGATGAAATTCAGTCCTATCAACAGCTCACCAGTGATATAGCTGATGCCGAAGAGATGCTGTTGGATCCCGAGATGAAAGAGCTGGCGGATGAGGAACTGCCCGTTCTGCGCGCCCGTCTTCCGCTCGCCGAATCCGCGTTGCAACTTACACTCCTGCCCAAGGATGAGGCCGATGCTCGTCCCGCGATGTTGGAAATCCGTCCGGGTACGGGGGGCGATGAGGCGGGGTTGTTTGCAGGCGATTTGATGCGCATGTATCAGCGCTATTGCGACAATCACGGGTGGAAATTTGAGATCATTGAATACAATGAAAGCGAGCTTGGCGGGGTCAAGGAATTGGTCGCGCGGATTTCGGGCGAAAACGTCTTTGCGCGCCTGAAATACGAAAGTGGCGTTCATCGTGTTCAGCGTGTGCCGACAACCGAAAGCGGCGGGCGGATCCATACATCAGCGGCAACCGTTGCGGTGCTTCCCGAAGCCCAAGATGTTGATATTAATATCAACACCAATGATATTCGCATCGATACCATGCGGGCTTCCGGCGCGGGTGGGCAACACGTCAACACCACCGATTCCGCCGTGCGGATCACCCATATTCCCACAGGTATCATCGTTGTGAGCGCCGAGAAATCGCAGCACCGCAACCGCGAAATCGCGATGACCGTGCTCAAAACGCGACTCTATGATTTGGAACGCCAAAAGCTACACGATGAACGCTCCGCCAGCCGCAAAAGCATGGTGGGGTCGGGCGATCGCAGCGAGCGTATCCGCACCTATAATTTCCCGCAGGGGCGCATGACCGACCACCGAATCAACCTGACCCTGTATAAACTTGATCAGGTGATGGCGGGCGATTTGGACGAAACCATTGACGCGTTGACCACCCATGCTCAGGCCGAGCTTTTGGCCGAGATGGAAAATTGA
- the lptG gene encoding LPS export ABC transporter permease LptG, with the protein MTLYFYLARKYLKAILGVFFVFLGIAFLLDIAEQIRKFGNVDLGFSDLITLAALNTPSSMYAILPLVVVLATLALFLGLARSSELVVIRASGRSAINSLISPVIVAFLFGVITVAVFNPIVAATKKQYEYVSRQFTTDQSSVMSISAEGLWLRQVDSENQTVIRAAGANLDGTELQQVTFLIFSQEGDPLTRIEAATAVLEDGYWALSGVKRWPLEGSTNPERDAVLLEDFALESDLTVDKIRDSFGTPNAISIWDLPNYIDQLERAGFSALKHKAWLYRELAMPLMFVAMVMIGAGFTMRHTRFGRTGVMILAAILLAFSLFFLRDFLQIFGENGQLPIALATWSPPIVSIFIAMALLLHMEDG; encoded by the coding sequence ATGACTCTCTATTTCTATTTGGCACGCAAGTATTTGAAAGCCATTTTGGGTGTCTTTTTCGTTTTTTTGGGCATTGCCTTTCTGCTCGACATTGCTGAACAAATTCGCAAATTTGGCAATGTCGATCTTGGATTTTCCGACCTGATTACCCTCGCGGCGCTCAATACCCCGAGTTCGATGTATGCTATTTTGCCACTTGTTGTTGTGCTCGCGACTCTTGCGCTGTTTCTGGGGCTTGCCCGTAGTAGCGAATTGGTTGTCATTCGCGCCTCCGGTCGAAGTGCGATCAACAGTTTGATCTCGCCGGTGATCGTCGCGTTTCTATTTGGGGTCATCACAGTTGCGGTTTTCAATCCCATCGTGGCCGCCACAAAAAAGCAGTATGAGTATGTGTCGCGCCAATTCACGACGGACCAATCCTCCGTTATGTCGATCAGCGCGGAGGGCCTTTGGCTTCGACAGGTGGACAGCGAAAACCAAACGGTAATTCGCGCCGCAGGAGCCAATCTTGACGGCACCGAATTGCAGCAAGTGACGTTCCTTATCTTCAGTCAGGAAGGCGACCCTTTGACGCGCATTGAGGCAGCAACAGCGGTGCTTGAGGACGGATACTGGGCATTGAGCGGGGTCAAAAGATGGCCCCTTGAGGGTAGTACGAACCCTGAGCGCGATGCCGTTCTGTTGGAAGACTTCGCCCTTGAAAGCGACCTGACCGTTGACAAGATTCGCGACAGTTTTGGAACACCCAATGCGATCTCGATTTGGGATTTACCAAATTATATCGATCAGTTGGAACGCGCCGGTTTCTCTGCCCTTAAACACAAGGCTTGGCTGTATCGCGAGTTGGCAATGCCGTTGATGTTTGTGGCTATGGTGATGATAGGCGCGGGTTTCACGATGCGCCACACGCGTTTTGGCCGTACTGGGGTGATGATTTTAGCCGCGATTCTCCTCGCCTTTAGCCTTTTCTTCCTTCGGGATTTCCTTCAAATTTTTGGAGAAAACGGACAATTGCCGATTGCCCTTGCCACGTGGTCACCGCCGATCGTGTCGATCTTTATCGCGATGGCCCTTTTGTTACATATGGAGGACGGGTAA
- a CDS encoding LPS-assembly protein LptD, whose protein sequence is MFEIRPVTRILASAVLVAFAIPTTFAHAQTTTQQGQNGPASLVADAISVNSDGDLVATGNVEVFFDGAHLKAHKITYQSKQETLLIEGPMSLTRGTETLILADSGALVRDLQEGLLVGARLVLNQQLQMAANQIQRVDGRYTRLYKTVASSCEVCASNPTPLWEIRAESIVHDQVEKQLYFEKAQLRVMGVPIFYLPYMRLPGPSLERTRGFLIPSLVSNSQLGQGVRIPYFLPFGTSKDLTLAPLVTNNTNTMEYRYRQAFQNGLLEFEGAISKDDIMPDITRGYLFGGGEFVVAQDFILNIRAEIVSDHDYLLTYDFSDQDLLNSTIDLSRAKRYEYISTALSNAESLREGDDNATLPNLAFDSVYERRFFPVGVGGSATFSASFHAAQRQSDENIVGRDVQRGAAFLSWKKTALVGNGMLFSAGADVGAELYGIEQDTTYPPSEFLTYGTLGAELRWPLMKSSQDGTKHLFEPIVQVFYSPLQSDLPPNEDSQDATLDPGNMFSGNRFPGLDRLEAGTWANIGLTYKRVSPDGLTFGATVGRVVRAQDPDLFYQGSGLAGFQSDWLASFEVDILDRLSFASHSLIDDDFSFTRSENLLTYTDDRYNISTGYIWLTPEPALDRYTNTSEWTFDADYLINSTWSGDVYWRYDLAAVTPTEAGFGLTYQNECVEIDLSLSHRFTSSDNVDPSTSVGMTVALTGFGSDGSKPKKSVQKCRRFN, encoded by the coding sequence ATGTTCGAAATCCGTCCTGTGACACGCATTTTGGCTAGCGCGGTACTTGTGGCGTTTGCAATCCCCACCACGTTTGCCCATGCGCAAACCACGACCCAACAGGGACAGAATGGTCCTGCAAGTCTGGTGGCCGATGCGATTTCAGTGAACAGTGACGGCGATTTGGTCGCAACGGGGAACGTCGAGGTTTTCTTTGACGGAGCGCATTTGAAGGCGCACAAAATCACCTATCAATCCAAACAAGAAACGCTGCTGATCGAGGGTCCCATGAGCCTTACTAGGGGCACGGAAACTCTGATCTTGGCCGACAGTGGTGCGTTGGTCCGCGACCTTCAGGAGGGTCTTCTTGTCGGCGCGCGTCTTGTCCTAAACCAGCAATTGCAAATGGCCGCGAACCAAATTCAACGCGTCGACGGCCGCTATACCCGCCTCTACAAAACGGTCGCGTCCTCCTGTGAAGTCTGTGCGAGTAACCCGACACCGCTATGGGAAATACGGGCCGAAAGCATCGTACACGACCAAGTGGAAAAACAACTCTATTTCGAAAAAGCGCAACTGCGGGTCATGGGGGTGCCTATTTTTTACTTGCCATACATGCGCCTTCCCGGCCCGTCGCTCGAACGCACACGTGGTTTTCTCATCCCGTCCCTCGTGTCGAATTCCCAGTTGGGCCAGGGTGTGCGAATTCCGTATTTTCTGCCCTTTGGCACCTCAAAAGACCTCACCCTCGCCCCTCTTGTTACCAATAATACCAATACGATGGAGTATCGTTACCGCCAAGCTTTCCAGAACGGATTGCTTGAATTTGAGGGCGCGATTTCGAAGGACGACATCATGCCCGACATCACGCGCGGGTATCTCTTTGGCGGTGGCGAATTTGTTGTCGCACAGGACTTTATCTTGAATATTCGTGCCGAAATTGTTTCGGATCATGACTATCTTTTGACCTATGATTTCTCGGACCAAGATTTGCTCAACAGCACCATCGATTTGTCGCGGGCAAAACGATATGAGTATATTAGCACCGCGCTTTCCAATGCAGAATCCCTGCGCGAAGGCGACGACAATGCCACCTTGCCCAACCTCGCCTTTGACTCGGTCTATGAACGACGTTTCTTCCCTGTGGGCGTTGGTGGATCAGCAACGTTTTCTGCCTCCTTTCATGCCGCACAGCGCCAATCGGACGAAAACATTGTCGGACGGGATGTGCAACGCGGCGCGGCCTTTCTAAGTTGGAAAAAGACAGCGCTCGTTGGCAATGGCATGCTCTTTTCCGCGGGGGCGGATGTGGGGGCCGAACTTTATGGTATTGAGCAAGATACGACATATCCGCCGTCCGAGTTCCTAACTTATGGCACCCTTGGGGCCGAATTGCGCTGGCCGCTCATGAAGTCATCTCAGGATGGCACAAAGCACCTTTTCGAACCCATCGTTCAGGTTTTTTACAGCCCTCTTCAAAGCGACCTCCCGCCAAATGAAGACAGCCAAGATGCCACATTGGACCCGGGTAACATGTTCTCGGGCAACCGTTTTCCCGGATTGGATCGACTCGAAGCGGGGACATGGGCCAATATTGGGTTAACTTACAAACGCGTTAGCCCAGACGGATTGACTTTTGGGGCAACCGTTGGGAGGGTGGTGCGCGCCCAAGACCCCGATTTGTTCTACCAAGGGTCGGGATTAGCTGGCTTTCAATCAGATTGGCTTGCGTCTTTTGAAGTCGATATCCTCGACAGATTGTCTTTTGCTTCGCACTCGCTGATTGACGACGACTTCTCGTTTACGCGCAGTGAAAACCTCCTGACTTACACCGATGATCGGTATAATATTTCAACAGGCTATATTTGGCTCACACCGGAACCAGCGCTTGATCGCTATACGAACACCTCGGAATGGACGTTTGATGCTGACTACCTGATCAATTCAACGTGGTCTGGTGATGTATATTGGCGCTATGATCTGGCCGCCGTCACCCCCACAGAAGCGGGTTTCGGCTTAACCTATCAAAATGAATGCGTTGAGATTGACCTTTCTCTCTCGCACCGCTTCACTTCCTCCGATAACGTGGACCCTTCAACCAGTGTTGGCATGACCGTTGCTCTTACTGGGTTTGGCTCGGATGGCTCAAAACCCAAGAAGTCGGTTCAAAAATGCAGGCGTTTCAATTAA
- the prmC gene encoding peptide chain release factor N(5)-glutamine methyltransferase: MIAEKTGAIALFEAVQLLKGAGVADPATDARILLAHALKTERARLTLVVQEPMSSVALAEYETLIAARMARQPVSQIIGLRAFYGRDFRVTPDVLDPRPDTELVIDLALERPFERVLDLGTGTGCILLTLLAETKATGLATDVSTAALDVARGNAEALNLTSRTEFITSDWFADIPPQAFDLIVSNPPYISAQAMQTLAPEVRDWEPHGALTPGGDGLGPYQILTQNAPRYLVPNGRLIVEIGFDQGPQVAQMFEQAGFAQVAVSKDLSNNDRVVSGVWAEN, encoded by the coding sequence TTGATCGCTGAGAAAACGGGGGCGATTGCCCTTTTCGAAGCGGTTCAACTCCTTAAAGGGGCAGGGGTGGCTGATCCTGCCACCGACGCGCGTATTTTGCTCGCGCATGCCTTAAAAACGGAACGCGCGCGCCTCACTTTGGTGGTTCAGGAGCCGATGTCCAGCGTGGCCCTCGCGGAGTATGAGACACTTATTGCGGCGCGCATGGCCCGCCAACCCGTGTCGCAAATTATCGGCCTGCGGGCCTTCTATGGGCGCGACTTTCGGGTGACGCCCGATGTCTTGGACCCGCGTCCAGATACGGAACTTGTGATTGACTTGGCCCTTGAACGCCCTTTTGAGCGGGTACTTGATCTTGGCACGGGGACGGGCTGTATCCTGCTGACTTTGCTGGCGGAAACCAAGGCCACGGGGCTTGCGACAGACGTGAGTACTGCCGCGTTGGATGTGGCGCGCGGCAATGCCGAAGCGCTCAACCTTACCAGTCGCACTGAATTCATAACCAGCGATTGGTTCGCTGACATTCCACCACAGGCTTTCGACCTTATCGTGTCCAACCCTCCCTACATCAGTGCACAGGCCATGCAAACCCTCGCCCCCGAAGTGCGCGACTGGGAACCTCATGGCGCCCTTACGCCGGGGGGAGACGGTCTTGGGCCGTACCAAATTCTTACTCAAAACGCGCCCCGATACCTTGTGCCAAACGGACGCCTCATCGTGGAAATCGGTTTTGATCAAGGTCCACAGGTGGCTCAAATGTTTGAACAGGCAGGCTTTGCACAGGTTGCTGTTTCAAAAGACCTTTCCAACAATGACAGGGTTGTTTCGGGGGTTTGGGCGGAAAATTGA
- the pdxA gene encoding 4-hydroxythreonine-4-phosphate dehydrogenase PdxA: protein MIPPIALTCGEPAGVGLEISEKAWSELSGSVPFFLIADPRHLVGSVPHVLIGHPNEVASAMAGGLPVLPHSFATQNHFGTAAAANAQGVIDVIKKAVKLVQSGQASAVCTNPIHKKALKDGAGFAFPGHTEFLADLAGVERVVMLLACDQLRVVPVTIHIALSEVPKQLTPELLRETLRITSAGLQRDFGIANPRIAVAGLNPHAGEGGAMGCEELDMINGVIAQMQVEGLDLRGPLPADTMFHARARASYDVAVCMYHDQALIPIKTLDFDRGVNVTLGLPFVRTSPDHGTAFDISGRGIAEPTSLIEALKLAHKMATARAQN, encoded by the coding sequence ATGATTCCACCGATTGCTTTAACCTGTGGCGAGCCTGCGGGCGTGGGTCTGGAAATATCCGAGAAGGCTTGGTCTGAACTGTCGGGATCTGTGCCGTTTTTTCTCATCGCCGATCCGCGTCACTTGGTGGGGTCGGTGCCCCATGTTTTGATTGGCCACCCAAATGAAGTCGCAAGCGCGATGGCCGGTGGCCTACCCGTTTTGCCCCATTCTTTTGCTACGCAGAACCACTTCGGAACCGCCGCTGCGGCCAACGCCCAAGGCGTGATCGACGTGATAAAAAAGGCGGTTAAATTGGTTCAATCCGGCCAAGCCAGCGCAGTTTGCACCAACCCCATTCACAAAAAAGCCCTCAAAGATGGCGCAGGGTTTGCCTTCCCCGGCCACACCGAATTTCTAGCGGATTTGGCAGGAGTGGAGCGCGTAGTGATGCTGCTGGCCTGTGATCAGTTGCGCGTTGTACCCGTCACAATCCATATTGCGTTGAGCGAAGTTCCAAAACAACTCACCCCCGAATTGCTGCGCGAAACCTTGCGGATTACTTCGGCGGGATTGCAGCGCGATTTCGGCATTGCCAATCCTCGGATTGCCGTCGCTGGCCTCAACCCACATGCTGGTGAAGGCGGGGCAATGGGGTGCGAAGAACTTGACATGATCAACGGTGTGATCGCGCAAATGCAGGTCGAAGGACTAGACCTTCGCGGCCCCCTGCCCGCAGATACCATGTTCCATGCGCGCGCCCGTGCGAGCTATGATGTAGCGGTCTGTATGTACCATGACCAAGCCCTGATCCCGATCAAAACGCTCGATTTTGATCGCGGTGTCAACGTCACTCTGGGCCTTCCTTTCGTGCGGACCTCCCCCGATCATGGTACCGCTTTTGACATTTCTGGCCGTGGGATTGCTGAGCCCACAAGCCTTATCGAAGCCCTCAAACTTGCGCATAAAATGGCGACTGCGCGTGCGCAAAATTAG
- a CDS encoding DUF4167 domain-containing protein, which yields MRSSKTRSRGKNNRSRFPSNNGGNLTNRVFDSSGPEGKVRGTPQQIIDKYNQLMRDAQLSNDRVAAENFAQHSEHYTRLLAENMREIEERRESQEAQNRDRQAQRDSERTDRFERQETQAAGTSPIEPPVHSAPTPVAKPDTPRPYVQPDLGSGPQPDLLDTSTDNSGLVDTPEAKPRKVSNRPPRKPRTENPVAAPVDGAEPASEKPKRAPRRRKPIEKNVDAGTPASEAAPRSEPTGE from the coding sequence ATGAGATCTTCCAAAACACGCTCACGCGGTAAGAATAACCGTAGCCGTTTTCCATCAAACAATGGTGGAAACTTAACCAATCGGGTTTTCGATAGTTCGGGACCTGAAGGTAAGGTGCGCGGGACACCACAGCAAATAATCGACAAGTATAACCAACTGATGCGCGATGCTCAGTTGTCAAATGATCGAGTCGCTGCAGAGAATTTTGCCCAGCATTCCGAGCATTACACCCGCCTGTTGGCCGAAAATATGCGCGAAATCGAAGAGCGCCGTGAAAGCCAAGAAGCCCAAAACCGTGACCGTCAGGCGCAGCGCGACAGCGAGCGCACGGATCGGTTCGAACGTCAAGAAACGCAGGCCGCAGGTACTTCGCCGATTGAACCGCCCGTACATTCCGCTCCGACGCCTGTTGCCAAGCCGGATACGCCGCGCCCCTATGTTCAGCCTGATTTGGGTTCTGGCCCACAACCTGATTTATTGGATACAAGCACTGATAATAGCGGATTGGTGGATACGCCTGAGGCCAAACCGCGCAAGGTTTCTAATCGCCCGCCGCGTAAGCCTAGGACTGAAAACCCCGTTGCCGCCCCAGTAGACGGGGCCGAGCCAGCTTCAGAAAAGCCAAAACGCGCACCACGCCGTCGTAAGCCAATCGAGAAAAATGTCGATGCGGGTACACCTGCTTCAGAGGCTGCTCCTCGGTCCGAGCCAACAGGCGAGTAG